A genomic stretch from Acinonyx jubatus isolate Ajub_Pintada_27869175 chromosome E2, VMU_Ajub_asm_v1.0, whole genome shotgun sequence includes:
- the LOC106974722 gene encoding zinc finger protein 345 isoform X4, with protein MERLLKNSIECSSFRGDWECKSQFERKQESQEGHFSQMIFTSEDMPTFNNQHQRIHTDEKLLECKECGKDFSFVSVLIRHQRIHTGEKPYECKECGKAFGSGANLAYHQRIHTGEKPYECSECGKAFGSGSNLTHHQRIHTGEKPYECKECGKAFSFGSGLIRHQIIHSGEKPYECKECGKSFSFESALTRHHRIHTGEKPYECKDCGKAFGSGSNLTQHRRIHTGEKPYECKACGMAFSSGSALTRHQRIHTGEKPYICNECGKAFSFGSALTRHQRIHTGEKPYVCKECGKAFNSGSDLTQHQRIHTGEKPYECKECEKAFRSGSKLIQHQRMHTGEKPYECKECGKAFSSGSDLTQHQRIHTGEKPYECKECGKAFGSGSKLIQHQLIHTGEKPYECKECGKSFSSGSALNRHQRIHTGEKPYECKKCGKNFGTGSSLTQHQKIHTGEKLYECKECGKAFGRGSEIQQHKKCHTGE; from the coding sequence AtggaaagacttttaaaaaacagcattgAGTGTTCAAGTTTCAGAGGTGATTGGGAATGTAAAAGCCAGTTTGAGAGAAAACAGGAATCTCAGGAAGGACATTTCAGTCAAATGATATTTACTTCTGAAGACATGCCCACTTTCAATAACCAGCATCAGAGAATACATACTGATGAGAAACTCcttgaatgtaaggaatgtgggaaggatTTTAGTTTTGTATCAGTCCTTATTCGACATCAGcgaattcatactggtgagaaaccttatgaatgtaaagaatgtggcaaggcctttggTAGTGGTGCAAACCTTGCTTACCATCAaagaattcatactggtgagaaaccttatgaatgtagtGAATGTGGAAAGGCCTTTGGTAGTGGCTCAAACCTTACCCatcatcagagaattcatactggtgagaaaccatATGAATGTAAAGAATGCGGGAAAGCCTTTAGTTTTGGATCAGGCCTAATTCGACATCAGATAATTCACAGTGGTGAAAAGCCCTATGagtgtaaggaatgtgggaagtcCTTTAGTTTTGAATCAGCCCTTACTCGGCATCACAGAATTCACACAGgtgagaaaccttatgaatgtaaggATTGTGGAAAGGCCTTTGGCAGTGGTTCAAACCTTACTCAACATCGAAGgattcatactggtgagaaaccttatgaatgtaaagCATGTGGAATGGCCTTTAGTAGTGGTTCAGCCCTTACTCggcatcagagaattcatactggtgaaAAACCGTATatatgtaatgaatgtgggaaggctTTTAGTTTTGGATCAGCCCTTACTCGACATCAAAGAATTCACACTGGTGAGAAGCCTTATgtatgtaaggaatgtgggaaggctttTAATAGTGGCTCAGATCTCACTCAACATCAAAGAATTCAcactggtgagaaaccctatgaGTGTAAGGAATGTGAGAAGGCCTTTAGAAGTGGTTCAAAACTTATTCAGCATCAAAGAATGCACACTGGTGAGAAGCCCTATGagtgtaaggaatgtgggaaagcctttagtaGTGGTTCAGACCTTActcaacatcagagaattcatactggtgagaaaccttatgaatgtaaagaatgtggcaaggcctttggTAGTGGCTCAAAACTTATCCAACACCAGCTAATTCACACTGGTgaaaaaccctatgaatgtaaagaatgtggaaaGTCCTTCAGTAGTGGTTCAGCTCTCAATCGGCACCAGAGAATACACACTGGTgaaaaaccttatgaatgtaagaAATGTGGGAAGAATTTTGGTACTGGCTCAAGCCTTACTCAACATCAGAaaattcatactggtgagaaactttatgaatgtaaggaatgtggaaagGCTTTTGGGAGAGGTTCAGAGATTCAGCAACATAAAAAATGTCATACTGGTGAGTAG